DNA sequence from the Malus sylvestris chromosome 10, drMalSylv7.2, whole genome shotgun sequence genome:
ATGTATGAATTCCCTCAGGTATTGACAATTACACAAAATATGAACCCACTAGATAAATTGTGCAATTAATTAACCCAAACCCACATGCAATCAACtcaagcaaagaaaataaaaggctcaataatgaaaaattaattcatAACATCATAATTAACTTTTATGCTTACTTTGTCATGCTGAGAGAAATAGTTGTTTGTGATGGTGACGGCAGTGGAAGCATGGGTGACATCAAGGAGGCCATCTGTGCTACGAGCTAGGAAGCAATGGTCAATCCAAACATGCGAAGAAGCAAAGACAGATATGGCATCTCCGTCGCTCCCTAGACGTTGCCCTACATGTGTAGGAGTGCTCCTAACATTCCCACCCTTCCCGGGCTTACAATCATGAATGCTTAATCCATGTATAATAACGTGGCTAACACCCTGCACCGTTATGCATGGTCCGTACGCAATTTCAACTTTAGCCCCTCTACCATCTATGGTCTTGAAACTATTCATAATGAGTTCATTTTTGAGCGTGATGACCATGTCCTTAGCAAAAACGATCCATAATGGCTGCGTTTGGATCACCCCGTAACGGAGTGAGCCGGGTGCAGGGTTTACTGGGTCATCATCTGAGGTCGTGACTACATAAGCAGCCCCATTTTTTCCTCCCAACGCATCTTTGCCGAAGCCTACTGCGCAGTTGGCCAACGCGCGGCGGTTGGTGGCCCAATCGGACTTTGTGCACCAACACGAGTCTACCACGTTCATGATGTTTTTGGGAGTGATTTTGGCGGTGGTGTAGTAGTCTGGGGAATAGGCTTGAAATGTTGGAGCAATACAAGTTAAGAAACATAAGAGCAATAATATGAGAGGGGCTAGGGAGGCCATGGCATAATTATGAGTTGAATAAGAAAAGGAACTGAATTAGGAGGATATATAGAAATAATTAGATAGAGTGATGATGAATGAGAAGATGGTGCACACGATTAGTTTATGAGTGCTTTCGCTTATGTTTTGGTACGTAAGATTTTTGGGTCTACACAAAACGTGGTTGCACGATCGCTAACGCTGGTTCACTTTCTATTTTATATATCCTACGTATGTTTATGTAAAGAAATAAATCTCTTAGCTAGGGATTTATATTTCAGTGAAAGGTGAGGGGCACGTAAAAATTTCGGCGAGgtctacttttatttttatttttaaatttcttgatagaatgatatatttatacaaaaaaagtGGGGAATTAAATTGGACTAATACAATTGGTCAGTTTGAATTTGTCATTCACAGAAGTCATAAGACTTCCATTTACGAGTGAGAGGACTATCACTAAatgtaatattaatttattaaataacCAGAGAGGCCTATTAAGATTAGAAATATAGAGCtcgtttgaatgtgtttttaaaatgactgaaagcgcttttggtaaaaatatttttgaaaacaaTCCTTAGGCAAAATGCAAGtaaatgcttttggaactcaaaaatattttctataaaaacgctttcagtcattttaaaagcacatccaaacaaatGGATAATAATCTCTTAAACTGTCAAGGAAAGTAAAATTTGATAGTAGTATTGAAGAGTTGGACACATATATAGAATGGATATTGTGGGGATAGATACTATATTCTTTCTTTCCCTACGGATAGATACTATATTGAAGGAGAGAATAATTGAACCTAACTAATTAGCATTTGGAGTGGGCTACGTTGGAGATTTTTGTTATAGGTATTAGTGTGATGTATTATTTTGCATGTTATAATAAGAATGAATGATATGTGATGTATATCAGATGGTAGAGTGAATGAAAGATCTTGTTGAAATGCACAAATAAGAGcaacaaaaataaagatttgCAAATTTGAACTCCAGTATCTGATTTGCGTCCATGAGTTCGTCgtttctataaaaatgacttcGCACATCAAACTCACAAAAGTGCCATGATCAATAATGGGATTTTCCGACCAAATTAtccatttttaaaaaattttaatttagggCTTTAAGTTTTCGGGAAGCTTTaggtatttttatttgtttgatccTTTTACTATTTGGACTCTTAAAAGTCTAGGGCTAagaaacattataaaatatgacATTTAAGTGTTAGGTTTGTTATCTTTCCAAGTACAGACAAAAGCCCATGTCGATGATCACTAGCAAGCCAGCCATTATTCGAGTCCGCGCGCTCaagcaaacacacaaaaactcaTAGCCATATCTTAACCCTTTCCAAGTACAGACAGTTGTACTTTGAGAAAAACATACATAAATCATTAACTCAATTAGTAACATAGAGGGAAGAACACACAGACACATATTCATACATATTGTGGTGTGATTTCTAAGCATAGTCGCAAAACCCTTTGTGGCAAGAAGTGCCTATCTTGCAACGGTTGGAGCATTTGCCACAGTTTTGATGGTCGGACATTGGTTTGACACAATTAGAGTTGCAGCACATCTCTGAACTGGTGCATCTCTTCCCACAAACCCCGCAGTTGAATGCGTCTGTCCTCAAATCGGCACAAACATTGTTGCAACAATCTGGCCCTCGGCTACCTTTAGTGGCACTACAAGCAAGAGGGTTTTGGCCACATCCTCCCCGACCCGCTGGAGTATTCGAGGCAAGGAACCGGCTTCTTGATGATCTCCTGATGAATGCTGCTTCTTCGTGGTTATTTGGTGTTGCAGAGAGAGAAATGGCTAAAGCCATAATCAGCATGGCTAGCATAAACAAAACATTGCGAGAATGTTTCATCATTTCAGTAATATCAGAATTGGTGTGTTGTGTGTTtataaattgaaaataatatatatcaAAGTATATATGAAGACTTAGTGTGGATGTGGAGAAGCATGCAGGGCAGAGGaagtatatatagaaaacctgCTGCCCTAGGGTTTCATGATATTGATCAACGTGGGGAATCTTATtacagttgttttttttttctttctgttgctGTCTACAATATTGCATGAGTTTGTATATTGGTTCTGTGCCATTTTGATTGGTTGGTCTAATTATTTGGGGGCCACAATACGACAATTCAGCATACAAAGTTAGGCTTCCAGAGAATATGTTGTAATGCATATAGGTGAATATGAACAAAATACATGCATgcaaaaacatatataattacATATTTATCATTATTGGTAGGCAGGTTGGGCAAGCCGCTTATTAATTTTCTTGGGCAGGCTCATgcttttatataatatatattagcatagagcacatactttgtgtgtgtgtaaataaaACAggtatatgattgtcattttgtcaaaagatacaaaattaaagCCTCTTCAACCGCCCACCTCCTCCCACGTTCTCTTCAAGCGCAATCGCTTCAGTTCATTCAAATTATCCAAAAAAATTCATGATTTCACTTACATGTATGAAAAAATGATGATGAgataatttctcttaataagtgcatatttttatcttatgtaaatatgtgtatcaaaagtgagggcaaaataagaaaaaaaaggggggaaagttcaaaagatacaaaattaatattttgctctcctcatgtcaacattgtgtattcaaaagtgagggcaaagtTGGAAGAAAGGGgggcaaaaagttgacaagccCTCTTCTCTTAATAGAATAGAATAATTGTGGTGATTACCAAGGCTGCAGAACAAAAGTCTACAACTCAAATGCCTAGCAATGAAAAATGGGTGATGTGATTGGACTAGGATTCTCTTTCCTCCTCTTTTTATCCTCTTCCATCCCCTTCtcttacattttttattttgtctttctctttctataaaaaattaatataagatgttgatgtgacttaatcgtgaccgttcaaataggaggggaggaaagaggagggaaaaaaagagggaaaataATCCTACTCCGATATGAGTTATACTTCATTTGTAAATTGATTTTACGTTTGATGTTCGCATTATAATAAAGTTATATCTAAGGCTTCAGCTTTTCTAAGCTATTGTAACTAATTTCGTAAtctctctttttgttttttttggcgGTGGCATTTGTGGACTTGTATCTTAATTTTTATCAATTCACACTAATTTGGCTATGTAAATTTTGTCATGCACCAAAATACAATATACATTTTTTATGTAAACAAATATACAATATACATAAGAAACATGGTTGGACAGTGCTATTTTAGagcaatttttgaaaaaaaatacattctGGTGCTATGTACTTCTAATTACGATTTCCACTCCACACTTGGTTATAATAATGATTCATTATTAAAAAGACTACCTTAGGAATGTTGTTAGCTAATAGAGAAGAAGCATTATTTGGACCGacttttaatataatatatatatatatatatattcctccttttttttttggtcgaataTATTAATTCATTTTCTAACAGTTATATTTCCATTTCTTTGCAAAGAAAGTTCTCCCCGCACCAGGTGGCACTTGTTCCATTAATTGCCCCTTATGTCTAGGgatagatttttcaatgtattcGAAATACGGGACAATACATCATATGTTATTATATGAgtgaagataatttttttttcccccaAGTGTCCCTCCATTTGTATAAAAACATATGATGTGTGTGTACTTCCatgtacataaaaaaaaaaaaaaatccttccatcccctcttttttttttttttttttttttaggagtaACGATAGAAATTTCATTAATCCAAAAGTGGCTGATTATAACTCAACACAAATAGGAGACAACAGGCCATCCCCTCACAAAGACAATCAACCATTACATTTTAGCACAAAAAGGTCAGACAACAGGTCTGGCGGTTCCTCGAACCAAGATCGAAAACGTTCACAATGCAGAGGTCGATTAAGCCACATaatttcaacatcttatattaatttctttataTTAACACTAAACTATGAACTAAGAAAGAATGAAATAAAGAACTATCGCAGaagaatctagagagagaaagagactaAATGAACTTTTGTATTGCAGAGAATGAATCGTCAAttacaaagaaagaaagggaaGAGAATAAAAATTGAAGGAGAGAAAATCCTGCTCCAAATTTTGCAAAACCATCTCAGTGCCATCCCTATAGCTATGTGCTTAGCCTTATCGTAGTACAGTAGTGGCTGCTTCATTTTGCGCGGATAGAAGTAATAGATTAGATGATTAGATAATATGGATTCCTTATTTCATATGGCTTCGATCGATTTCCTTGTCTATGATTACTTAGATTTCTAATCAAGAAGCTCTTTCTTAAGGCCTTCCGCCAGAGGTGTATAAATAAGACTCTTTTTCTTTGAATGGTATTGATACCCTTTATACCATATAATCATCAAATTTTATCGTCCAACGTTATATAATAATGATGAGGTTGCCCAATAAAATTGTTACTCCATTAATAACATTAACTTTTACCGCTGAATTTGTTTGTTATAATATATAAAGGCATTTTGATATAATAAGGACATTATGAAATAATGACATTAAGTTTAGTCCCACACACCACAACCTTCACATGAAGGCTGTTACAATATAACATGCATTAAGTTTCATAGTGATTCAATATACAAGACACGTAAGAATACACTGTAATCCTAAAATTAAGTTTATTATCCAACATTACATAATGATGATGAGATTGCATAATGATATTCTATTATTCTAACAATGTTGGTTTTTGTAACGTGAACGTCTTGTTACAGTAAAGACATAAGATATTATGAATGAACATCGTTAAATTACTAAATCATCATCATTCAGTTTTGTGCCTCCAACTTTTATGTTAAGGTTGTTACAACATTAATTACGTTAAGTTCAAAGTTTAAACTATGTTGGGTTTTAGGTCAAGCTTGTATTTTCCATTGTAAGAAACGTAAAATTACATTATAATCACCAAAACTTATTGATTTCCTCTTCAGTTCAATTAATGAATGTTCTTTTTAATAGAATTCTATTTGTATTAGTACAAATCTTAGGTCATCATTTGTAGGTAGAAGGCACCACTCAGAAACACATTTCCATCTTGGAAAACAGAATCTACATATAAAGCTAGCCTTGCAAATTCtttactttctctttgttttgcatGAATTATTGTGATTCTATATCTTGGtactttgtttatatatattatggaAAATGATCCTCAtcggattctttttttttttgatcctAAGGATTCTGTGATCGTGattgtttatcgtacatcatgcagtcagaaattatttcaaaatttaaaatttaaaattaaatataaatagtacctaacaaaaactgattgtacgatgtacgatgaattaTTACAATCACGGGATCCTTAGGATCCTTAAAAAGAGAATCCAACGAGGATTCTTTTCCATATATTATGACATCTAGAGTCTCTGTAGGAAAGACTTAAAGAACGGAAGAAGGGttgaaagcatatatatatatatatagctacaTGCATACTTTATCTGTACTAGAAGTGACAAAAATCTGCTAATCGTACAAGTTCGACGTCAACTAATTAATCATTTGTCCGGGTCTAACAACCATGTTCTGTACTAGTTATTAACATTGATGTGAAGGAGACCTTTTAAGGTTTTGCAACGTAGGTTTATGTGTTAGATAAAGAGAGGGGACTTGGTAGGTAGACCATTTTGGTTGCACAAATACACAAATCCATATCCTTAACCTTCACCTATCTCAAGTATATTTCACATATTAACTTAAATTAATGATGATCACAAACTATTCTATTACTTGTAACAACACAAATACATAAATCGTCGTTAAAGTAACAATTAATAGCTTAACACATATATATTAACTTATTGATTGAGAGTTGAAGTATATTCACTGATATCTAAGCATAGCTGCACATCCCAAGCGCACATGACCTGCCTTTTTTGCAATGGTTGTCACAGCTGCCACAGTGTTTCTTATCAGAAATTGGGTTCACAAGATGACCGTGGCAGCATTTCTGTGAGTGATGGCTTTTCACCCCACACTGGCCACAGTGGAGATTGTCCGTCTTCAAATCCACACATTTCTTGTGGCAACAATGAGTCCCTCCTCGACAAAACTTAGGGTTACTGTCGCAAGTCACTGCCCGACCCCGAGAAGCAAGGAATCGGCTTATGCCTCTTAGAGAAGTCTTTTCTTGTTTAAAGGTTTCACTGTTTGAAACATTAATACTGTTGTCTTCCTCGCCGAAGAATGATTCTTCGAATTCTTGGTCTGGTGTTGCCGAGAGAGTAATGGCCACTAAAGCCATCAGCATCGCTAGCTGAAACGAAACCTTGAGGGATTTCATGTGATCTAGTTGTGATTGGAAAAGAAGAATATAGAGTATTTGATATATAGTTTGGCTGGATAAGCATGCAGGGCttgaacatgtatatatatgtagggGATCGGATGGTGCATGAGGGTTGATATACAAAAGTCATCAACGTGGGGAATATTGCATGGTTGGTCTAATATTCAAAAAGGCCATTAGCAAAATGTCATAATTCAGTAAACAAATGTAGGCTTCCAGAAAAAATTGTAACTTGTATATATTATCTCAAAATTAATTAGGTGAATAGGAACAAGAAACATGCATACTAAACAGATAATATATAGGCAGATTGCCGAAGCTcctaattcatttcattggCCGTATAATTTCTAGTTTGGTTTATGCAGCATGCTCTAGGGGTATGTTGATTTTCATCCTTTGATTAAGAGTTTTATGAAAATATGTGACAGTTTAAGTACTTATAAAACGTGACAATTCAATTACTACGATCTAATGATAttcttttttacttgcaagtgaaaggttttaggttcgattctcaccaaggtgaatttgaactacattatttcTTAGCCTACTTCCCCATCCTTAGTATAGATACTACATAatgtcatttgttaaaaaaaaacggTGACAATTCAATGATTACTTCGTAAAGAATGGTGAGTCATTAAGGAAACATTGTACCAACCCTCAAAGGCTTAAACGTTGTTAGCAACGCCAATTAGTAAAAGTCATCTTGCACACATGTTTAGtgaaaaataataaaggatGAGTAAATTATGCCTAAACCGTTAATAGATCACAACTCTcatttagacagaaaatagataacttttattttgtattttatttttcaataaattgtaagagagtTGTTAAATATTTGGATGAATACTACTTATATTTTTGGTTCTCTATGTTTTCAAAATCTTCTAGTACTTTATAATATGTTATTCTCTTTTGCATTTCCACCTAAGCTCTTGCCTAGACACCTAGGCCTGAATCTTTGTCTACCATTCGATTAGGTCTAACATCTTTTAGATCTTGGTATATATATGATTGGTGGAACTAGTATGAATATAATGGTGTGGATGGAGAATCATGCAAGGATTGAACaagtgtatgtatatatatgaagtTTGACGCATGAGGGTAAATAAGGGCAAGGTCAATGTGTTGGGAATATCGCAGGACTGGTCGAATTCCAAAGGCCAAATTAAACGTTAATTAATTGATCAGTAAACAGACATGGGCTTCCAATTCAGTTAATTAGGTCAATATGAACACGAAACTTGTGCACACAATTATGAGCATCTCGAGATTTTATTGGAAGGAAGGGGTCACTTCCATGCAGCTCCATGAGATGCATCTAATTTCTATCAATAAACTATTTAAACACACACAATTAATACTCTAATTAACATTCTTTAATAATAGTCATACCAGTATTAGAGAAGCTTCAAGATTGTGCATCTAAACAAAACACCCTTGATATATCTCGCTAGTATATTGACTAAGAAATTATTTAACaaagcatttaaaaaaaatgtgacaTTATTGTTTAATTGAgtatatttcaaaaaaaaaaaaattaaataaataaaattctgtAACACTTCAAATGGTATTTTCTACCCCACACTTAGTTATAGTGCATTATACATATTCGATAACAACTAGATAGCTATAGAGAATGTTGTTAGCAATTAAATATCATTTTGACCaaactaattaattttaatttaattttttgggcATATGCTGTTTCAATTAGTTTTATTCGGGTTTCCAATTTTCTTGCAAAGAAAAAGTTGTCCCACCAACTGGCTACTGTCTTATTGTTCGATCGTATCTTGGGCGCCGATATAGACATGATCTCATCCAATTAGATGCCCGGCTGGCTTTTCTTTACAAACTAAATTTCTTCTagatcacttagtactatggtctagtgcaGTAGCGGAGCCACTTGAAGACCAAGGTCCTGGCCTACCctaaaatttttcattttgtagtTTTTGTTTGTATACTTTTAGTTGGATACTCTGCATTCTTCGACTTATGTGCATTTGCTCCCAACTAGCTTTATTGTATTTCGctaattgacaaaagaaaatatGTTTTACAAGTATTGTTATGAAACTAAAGACATAAATCAACTAGCCTTCCTTAGTTCACTATTTTGC
Encoded proteins:
- the LOC126584793 gene encoding putative pectate lyase 2; translation: MASLAPLILLLLCFLTCIAPTFQAYSPDYYTTAKITPKNIMNVVDSCWCTKSDWATNRRALANCAVGFGKDALGGKNGAAYVVTTSDDDPVNPAPGSLRYGVIQTQPLWIVFAKDMVITLKNELIMNSFKTIDGRGAKVEIAYGPCITVQGVSHVIIHGLSIHDCKPGKGGNVRSTPTHVGQRLGSDGDAISVFASSHVWIDHCFLARSTDGLLDVTHASTAVTITNNYFSQHDKVMLLGHNDNFSEDKNMRVTIAFNRFGAGLIERMPRVRFGYAHVANNIYEEWKMYAVGGSANPTIFSEGNYFIAPETPFAKQVTKREAGGSWNNWKWRSSGDVFKNGAFFVQSGYGSCYPLYFPTQSFKVSPGAMVPALTSNAGPLGCIVGKAC